A single Microbacterium protaetiae DNA region contains:
- a CDS encoding sterol carrier family protein produces the protein MARKISMEEGRAALAGVDSGDPGRNDLATAVRYLLQLLGEKAPGHTVEVRVPPFGAVQIIEGPRHTRGTPPNVVETDPMTWISLALGQQQWQDAEASGRILASGTRADISDLLPLRP, from the coding sequence ATGGCGCGCAAGATCTCCATGGAGGAAGGCAGAGCCGCCCTGGCCGGCGTCGACAGCGGCGACCCGGGGCGCAACGACCTGGCCACCGCGGTTCGCTATCTGCTGCAGCTGCTGGGCGAGAAGGCGCCCGGGCACACCGTCGAGGTGCGGGTGCCGCCGTTCGGTGCCGTGCAGATCATCGAGGGGCCGCGGCACACCCGGGGCACGCCGCCGAACGTGGTCGAGACCGACCCGATGACCTGGATCTCGCTCGCTCTCGGCCAGCAGCAGTGGCAAGATGCCGAAGCCTCTGGTCGGATTCTCGCCTCGGGCACTCGCGCCGACATCTCCGACCTGCTGCCGCTGCGACCCTGA
- a CDS encoding LLM class F420-dependent oxidoreductase, with product MHAGIHFWNYTMPGAPATIPTGLADTARTTEDGGVDQFTVMDHWFQMEAAGDPAEPMLEAFTTLGYVAAQTHRMRLAPLVTGVTYRHPGLLAKIVTTLDVLSSGRAALGIGAAWYEREHRALGVPYPALAERFERLEEAVQIALQMFGDETGPFEGAHYTLAETLNSPPVVSTPHPPVMIGGKGERKTLRIAAQYAQIVNLTTADPDEVAHLLHVLRGHCDAVGTDYDAIEKQVMGSRLDPGSAEFWPTMQRFAELGIDLVVFGVRRDRQLETVEALVRDVVPRLAQL from the coding sequence ATGCATGCGGGAATACACTTCTGGAACTACACGATGCCCGGTGCGCCGGCGACGATTCCGACCGGCCTCGCCGACACCGCGCGCACCACCGAGGACGGCGGTGTCGACCAGTTCACCGTCATGGACCACTGGTTCCAGATGGAGGCGGCAGGCGACCCGGCCGAGCCGATGCTCGAGGCGTTCACCACTCTCGGTTACGTGGCGGCGCAGACACACCGGATGCGGCTGGCCCCCCTTGTGACGGGCGTGACGTATCGGCATCCCGGTCTTCTCGCCAAGATCGTCACGACGCTCGATGTGCTCAGCTCAGGCCGTGCTGCTCTGGGCATCGGAGCGGCCTGGTATGAGCGCGAACACCGCGCCCTCGGCGTGCCCTACCCGGCCCTGGCCGAGCGCTTCGAGCGGCTCGAAGAGGCCGTGCAGATAGCGCTGCAGATGTTCGGTGACGAGACCGGCCCGTTCGAGGGCGCCCACTACACGCTGGCCGAGACCCTCAACAGCCCGCCGGTGGTCAGTACCCCGCATCCGCCCGTCATGATCGGGGGCAAGGGCGAGCGCAAGACCCTGCGCATCGCCGCGCAGTATGCGCAGATCGTCAATCTCACCACGGCCGATCCCGATGAGGTCGCGCACCTGCTCCACGTGCTGCGCGGCCACTGCGACGCCGTCGGCACCGACTACGACGCGATCGAGAAGCAGGTGATGGGCAGCCGCCTCGACCCGGGCAGCGCTGAATTCTGGCCGACGATGCAGCGCTTCGCCGAGCTGGGCATCGACCTGGTCGTGTTCGGCGTGCGCCGTGATCGGCAGCTTGAGACCGTCGAAGCACTGGTGCGCGATGTCGTGCCGCGGCTCGCGCAGCTGTGA
- the purD gene encoding phosphoribosylamine--glycine ligase, which translates to MRILVLGAGAREHAIILALREENTPHEIFAAPGNAGIAHDAVVVALDANDPAAVTNYANDENIDLVVIGPEAPLVAGVADALRERGIPVFGPGKAAAQLEGSKSFAKRVMDAAGVPTGRAVNARTLDEVAAALDEFGAPFVVKADGLAAGKGVIVTDDRAAALAHAGQYLADAPVLVEEHLAGPEVSLFFLCDGDHVLPLSPAQDYKRLRDGDEGPNTGGMGAYSPLPWLLEHFGGEDAFVDAVTREIAEPVIHQLDAEGTPFIGLLYAGLILTEQGVKVIEFNARFGDPETQVVLPRLVDPLSELLLAAASGHLEDFPKPAFAEATAVTVVLASQGYPEKPITGRVLTGLDAASTVEGVHIAHAATGRTDEGLVATGGRVLNVVALGTTFAESTERAYEALAKIGLEGGQYRTDIAARVIED; encoded by the coding sequence GTGAGAATCCTGGTCCTCGGCGCGGGCGCCCGCGAGCACGCCATCATCCTCGCGCTGCGTGAAGAGAACACGCCGCACGAGATCTTCGCCGCCCCCGGCAACGCCGGCATCGCACACGACGCGGTCGTGGTCGCGCTCGACGCGAATGATCCCGCCGCCGTCACGAACTATGCGAACGACGAGAACATCGACCTCGTCGTGATCGGCCCCGAGGCGCCCCTGGTGGCCGGCGTCGCCGATGCACTGCGCGAGCGCGGCATCCCGGTCTTCGGCCCCGGCAAGGCGGCCGCACAGCTGGAGGGCTCGAAGTCGTTCGCGAAGCGTGTGATGGATGCCGCGGGTGTCCCCACCGGCCGCGCCGTCAACGCACGCACCCTCGACGAGGTCGCCGCCGCGCTCGACGAGTTCGGCGCGCCGTTCGTCGTGAAGGCCGACGGCCTGGCCGCCGGCAAAGGGGTCATCGTCACCGACGACCGCGCAGCGGCTCTCGCCCACGCCGGGCAGTATCTCGCCGACGCGCCCGTCCTCGTCGAAGAGCATCTTGCCGGCCCCGAGGTGTCGCTCTTCTTCTTGTGCGACGGTGACCACGTGCTGCCGCTGAGCCCGGCGCAAGACTACAAGCGCCTGCGCGACGGCGACGAAGGACCGAACACCGGCGGCATGGGTGCGTACTCACCGCTGCCCTGGCTGCTTGAGCACTTCGGCGGCGAAGATGCCTTCGTCGATGCCGTCACGCGCGAGATCGCCGAGCCGGTCATCCATCAGCTCGATGCCGAGGGCACCCCGTTCATCGGGCTGCTGTATGCGGGGCTCATCCTGACCGAGCAGGGCGTGAAGGTCATCGAGTTCAACGCACGCTTCGGCGACCCCGAGACGCAGGTGGTGCTGCCGCGGCTGGTCGACCCGCTCTCCGAACTGCTGCTGGCAGCGGCATCCGGTCATCTCGAAGACTTCCCGAAGCCCGCCTTTGCCGAGGCGACCGCGGTCACGGTGGTGCTGGCCAGCCAGGGCTACCCGGAAAAGCCGATCACCGGACGGGTGCTGACCGGGCTGGATGCCGCATCCACGGTCGAGGGCGTGCACATCGCCCATGCGGCGACCGGACGCACCGATGAAGGCCTGGTGGCCACCGGGGGACGGGTGCTCAATGTCGTCGCCCTGGGCACGACGTTCGCCGAGTCGACCGAGCGCGCCTACGAAGCCCTCGCGAAGATCGGGCTCGAGGGCGGGCAATACCGCACCGACATCGCCGCCCGGGTCATCGAAGACTGA
- a CDS encoding class F sortase — MATKNQHPATAEASLPPARRCWAGMIAVIVAVLLIAGGATALLWPHGGLRDMNGNAVALDAAATPAGPQLTDMDPVDDTNTRFAVPSVGLDVPLGALTAVGDEITPPGFTSAYLVRNLGVTPQNAPEGTVFVVMHSLRDGAVGPGNYLIDVDSGTAAVHPGDEVDVSGVAYTVTGASDIIKTAIADDDDIWADQPGRLVVITCLQRPGGGPSHDNIVITAQRTAG; from the coding sequence ATGGCGACAAAGAACCAGCACCCCGCGACAGCCGAGGCATCCCTCCCCCCGGCACGTCGGTGCTGGGCCGGCATGATCGCGGTGATCGTCGCGGTGCTGTTGATCGCCGGAGGAGCCACCGCACTGCTGTGGCCACACGGCGGTCTGCGCGACATGAACGGCAACGCCGTCGCTCTGGATGCCGCCGCAACGCCTGCCGGCCCGCAGCTGACCGACATGGATCCCGTTGACGACACGAACACACGCTTCGCCGTTCCCTCGGTCGGGCTCGACGTGCCCCTGGGCGCACTGACGGCGGTCGGCGACGAGATCACCCCGCCCGGTTTCACCTCGGCCTATCTGGTACGCAACCTCGGCGTCACACCGCAGAACGCCCCGGAAGGCACCGTCTTCGTGGTGATGCACTCGCTGCGCGACGGCGCGGTGGGCCCCGGCAACTATCTCATCGACGTCGACAGCGGAACAGCCGCCGTGCACCCGGGCGACGAGGTCGACGTCTCAGGCGTCGCCTACACCGTGACCGGGGCGAGCGACATCATCAAGACCGCCATCGCCGACGACGACGACATCTGGGCCGATCAGCCTGGCCGCCTCGTGGTCATCACCTGCCTGCAGCGCCCGGGCGGCGGCCCCTCGCACGACAACATAGTGATCACGGCCCAGCGCACAGCGGGCTGA